The DNA segment ATCTTGTCGAATATGGCCCCGATCTCCTCAGGGTTGTACACTTCCACTGAGATCTGGTGGGAGGAGGTGAGGGCGTCCAGTTTAAACACACTCTGGACCTCGTTGAGCACGAATACCTCCATCAACTTCCACGATTTCTCCACCTGAAATGAAGAAATAAGTAatatactattctattctattctggaGGGGGTGAGGttctgtacgtggctctctcgaatgaaacctttgtacatattcccctgatttcagctcagccagcctagatCCACAGGTAagaaatgttataaaaatatattaggtataggGGGTGTGCTAGGgtttatgatgatgattataaggCTGAAGGATAATATTCATTATGAGCCAATAGTATTGTTGGCTCATAATGAAGATGACTATGACAGGAGCCTGGCATGTTAGctttacctaatattatgtttctgGCGAAGAAGATGGATGATTCAACTACGAGCCTTTTCGTGTCGCCAGTCAGTAAGAAGAACGCTAATTTAACCGCTTAATCCGTACCCTAGCAGTTTTCGCAATGAAACGCTAAGTTTATGAATTGATTTCATTGTTCACTTACAGCGTCAACAGCGACATACTCGACGTATGACGCGAACCCCTCGTTGAGCCAGATGTCGGACCACCAGGCGGGCGTCACCAGGTTGCCGAACCACTGGTGCGCGATCTCGTGCGCTACTACCGACGCCACGCGCGCCTTCGCCGTGGTCGGTGAGATGGCACCGTCGTACAGCATGGCTATCTCTCTGGAAGTTAGATGGTTAAGGTTGGTTAAAGGGTGTCTGGTAGAGGTTTCTATAAGCATAAgcctctttgtactgttttgttttaaagtttttgttttgtaatttttgttcttgttgcaaataaagtgtgtttatttacttattaacgACATACACCTGGATTTAAGTCTTACATACCATCCTAATCAGGGCTCGGTGCAGAAATATGCATTCGTCAACATCATGATTTCACCATTCCACTTggttataaaatatgttaggtaggtaagtatgtactcGTAACTTAACCacattttattataggtatatgtataaatgtacctatacccACACAAACTTCGGTTACCTGGATTGAATCTATTTTAGCGGTAAGACCgcaatttatattattgtaaaacCCAAGTTCATGGTCATATTGTGGGATCCCTGCTAACAAATGGCAATCGATCGCCTTCTCTTTCAATCTACGGCACTTCATTACAGATGCACAGAGCAGTTGCTATTCAGTGACCAACTAGGTATTTTGCAAACTGCTTATCGTTCATACTTGCACTAAAATAGGTATCTCGGAGGACGGAAGTCTTCATGGTTAGAATTTATAAATcattgtataagtacttattttcttTTGATCAAAATCTACGGGGTTAAGAGAATGTCGAGTTGGACAATTAACCCTCATCTCAGATCCTACATTGGAAATAATTTAGCAGTGAGtgtagtttttttgtaaatatgtaattttgtaCCATTATATCATggtacaaattattatttaggcCCGATTGTGGTTCCTTCCCGACAACTTTTTGCTCATTGTATTACAGATTACTCTACAAAATAGACAGACGATCAATCACAGAATGTGATTGGGGTAGAAAGTGTGACCCCTTGGTTAACTGCAATGCAGCCGCAATGTTTGCTTTGTGTATTAAGAATTTACCATAATTTTGATCTGATTACTTCATTAGCTGTATTTCTTACTGGTAGGTACAGAGCTTCATAAACAAAGACAAGAGCAAATGTAAGATTAATCCAGCTCTAAAATACGTATActctataattatattatttatgtaagtatattcgTTGTAATgatgatatgtaggtatattctaCACTCCACAGTGTTACACCAAGAGGCACCGATATTGAAAGAAACAACTGGATCGGAGATAAATCCAACCAAATTGCGTGGATTACTCGTTTACCTCTAATTAGGAacctatatttatgtttatctgATAACTTCAAACTAGAGAAGCTTAAAGATTTACCCCCAAATTcgtagagctttttgacactttacaataggtttaaaattgacgttgtgatAAGTATACGAATTTCATGTTttttaggcccgggtctcctaggtatttactccgtaggtcgcgtcaagtgtcaccgccgtgggccgcgtcacaatgctcattatgtctacgcgccaacgtcggcgtgtgagggagaccgcatcagtacatttctatagtgagcatcgtgacgtggcctacggcgtgacgcttgacgcgaactacggcgtaaataggagacccaggccttactGATGTAAAGTGTACGTGTGTTTCGAAGTCAATTTTTACCTTGTTGTATATTTACAATacgttctatgaatttgagggttaaTTTATTAGTGACAATATCcaacataaaatatcactgataaaattccaccctgtataacaatCACAAATAAGGGGAACATTGTGAGAATATCGACAGGCGttagcatagaacaacgcgggcTCGGGTGTACCGGTGGCGTTAGTGTCATTGTGAGTGCGTGAGTATTTGAACCGAAACGGATCGGTCGCCGCACGATCATCAATATTACAAAGGGAGTTTTAATCGAAGGGTTCTTTCcaagttattataaataaaaacaggcAATTAATTCTTTTGTTATCTAACAGACAATTTCGTTTCTCAGCTACCGTTTTAtgaaacattatatttttggatttatattttttagaaGCATagctttaaatttatttaagtaggtttGCTACCGTTCAAAACCTTCTATCCATATCATTTTACTTAGCaacaggaaaaaaatataatcggATTATTTACCTGAAAGTGAGAAGCCCCCAATTCTCCATGGCGCCGGCCTTGAAATCCGAGAGCGCGATCATATCGATCTTCGGCAATGGAAATTTTATCttgtaataattttccaaGAAACTCAAAATCTTCGGTCCAATCTCTAGGGCGTATGCAGCGGACGAAAGTGCTTCTTTTCTGGCCCAAACTGCAAAGTTTTTGTCGGACATCTTCTTGAAGTCCGTGACTGCAAAGGCGACCAGATACGTGGACATCGGAAGGGTTTCGGCGTACTGGTCCCAAACGTACTCCTTGATTGTTgcactgaaaaaatatacaatggAGCCTTGATAAATCATTTAACTGAAAGTATAAGTAACTGTATAATTTAGTAGATAACATCCACAACAACAAATCCAAAGATAGTTATGATTGTTATGAATTTATGAAGAAGTCTGaacattacaattattaattaattgtatCCACAGGAATGTAGCTTTAATTAGCATCTCCATTAATTGATGTTGGCTACATAGTTACAAATTACAAAGTCATAAAATTATCATCCTTACGGCTTATAACACTTTAATTTAAGTTGTTGTTCAATGTTCAGTTTTACTCTAACAGAATCGAATGCAATAAAAATGATTGGTGTGCGTACGTTATTTAATCTTCGGTAAGAGCCAATAGACTCTAACGGACTATGAAAGAGTTTGATCACACAAAGTCTCACATTCTTAGCGAAGTCGgtaaagattatttatttcctGTTGCAGAAGATTCTTTTAGCTTTTAAATCAGTCATAGAAATTCTAACAATTTTATCAGCCACCTATTCTCGTTAAAATGGACAATATGAATAAAGTAGTTAACCTGTTTTTATCCTTAAATGAAAagcttaaaaaaaattatcaatgTGAGATCCATATCCTCATCCCACGGCCCTAGTTAGGGCTAAAACTCACTGCGGGGTAGGCGGGCCAACAGCGTTCATGTTGGACACGGAGGTCATATTGGCGGGGCGGGCGATGCTGATGGTGAAGCGCGCCTTGAGTGCCGGCTCGTCCCAGCACGGGAAGGCGCGCCGCGCGTCCGTGGCCTGGAACTGCGTCACTGCTATCCATCTGGGGAGGCAATATAGGGGGCTTTGGAGTTCTGTGAATTTTTATTGTGGTTATAATCTAAATGGTGACATAGATTATTAATTAGCATGAACGATGCATTGATATTGAAGAAACATTACTAATTTGATAgtcttattaatttattgatattattattcatcCCACTAGTTGTAAAAGAGAACCAGCTACACCAACCTGACTAGCTTAAAATACCGAAAAAGcatataaaaactttttgtCATGCACAATATCAAACATCGTTGTTAAaagtaatatgtatataagtaagtacttatataagaATGTAAACTATAGCACCGTCTAAACGATTACCACACACAGTGCATGATAATCCATGATGAGCCGAAAACGCATTACATTCTCCCAATAGAGACACAGATAAACAAACAGAACGACTTACATTAGTATTCGGATCACTTAACCATTCATCGGACATTATTCTCAGTTAAAAACTTGTTCCGTGTAGTAGAGTCGGCTACGAAAGGCATACAAATGAGATCCACTGAGCGACAATAACGGTCGGACAgatcttttgtttgttttgaagaTACGATCGATCGTATCGATTACGGATTTGATGTAACAAGTGAAAGATATATTGTTGTTAAACGATACATGCTATTGAATAAAACGAAAACGCGACCATACGAGCATCATGTGGCCTAGTCTGGTTTTGTATCAACAACGGAAAGGAGTGCTGTTATATAtgttgtgtgtgttttaaattcaaattcaatttagtaattttagcTTGATTTCATCAAATGCCACTCAAAATGATGTAGCATAATTTCTCTTAATTTTCGGTTTCAGAagagaattatttaaaaaaaaaattacatatttttgccTTACCTTGTAACGTTCTTCTCTACATAGGAACTTCTATAGAAGCCGTGCAGGTCATCGTTGAGTATCCCCGTGTATGTAACATTCATCACATACCGCTGTCCCTTCTTCAACGTCTCATTCAGCGAGATCGTGTGGAACTGCCTTGGAGCATCCTCAGTCCTCTGAACAATCCTCAACACCCTTCCACTGCTCTTCTCATACAACTTTATACTCTTAAACGTTAACTCAACACCATGAAACGTAATAGAGTCAGTAGCATTCTTTACCGCTATCACTACACTGAGCTCTCCATCGAATGTGAAGTTCCCCTCAAATATATACGGAGTCAGCCTCAGATTGTACTTCTCTGGCCGCACAGTTCTTGGCAGTCGAAGATCAGTGATCACCGGTTCATCTGTCTCTAGCGCTTCACTAGTAGTAGGAAACGGGGTAGTATCTAAAGGCAGAACATTTTTGTTGTGTTCAGTGCTTATGGGTAGCACTAAGAGTTTTGATTGGTCGCCGCAGTGGTGCAGTTCGTATTTGGTGACGTTAGCGAGCTGGTCCGTGATTGGGCAAGCCGCGAAGTTGTAGACTATGAAGGAGGTGGCGATGAGAGCGAGGCCGAAGATGATGAAGACGACGACGGCCAGGCTCTTGGACACGTACATGCCGCGCTTGGTCTTGGTGGAGAAGTCACAGTTGGGGGGGTTCCCGTCCATGATGCTTAGGGGCTCGCGCGCTTGCGTCATCACATCACTGGAGATGTTGTGCCTGtgaacaaaaataatacaaaaatgtataaagagcaatatttaattttatattagtaaaGGTATTtagatataagtacctattttaacTAGCGTAGTACGTTATGCAAACTtgtcgtttattttttaactttctttttcGGTGATGATGAGCAGTTTATTGACAAATACAATAGATTGGTGTTGGCCACCCGCATTATACCATGCTTAGACATCCGCTTCCTTAAAAACGTCTTCTAAGCGCAATCTGAAGTGGACTCATCCTCATACATACTACATGTAGTAGAGCCACGTGGCTAATGAACCTATTGTTAGTCGCCGCACAGACGCCATCGTTATTGCAATATTGTGTTTTATATAGAGTGAATATCTAATGAagatattcataatttaaatttttaatgcTCATTAAAAAGCTCTGTACTTAATTCagaatatataattttattggttttcaGCTCATTTCATACCGTGCAGACCACTTGCAATtcttattatatgtatacagtGACCTAAAGTCTATCTGGATTTACAGTGCTTCAATTGGTCTAGTCTAGGCACAAAGAGGCGAGAAACTACTGCTATTGTTGTGATGCGATGAATGACAGGTCATACACACGTTACTAGCAAGTCCTGGGTCATGTGTCTATACTATACTATCTTGTTCgctcataaataattatatcgtAGACTACAGTATATAATTGAGTCACTAATCTACATTTAACTCAGGATATCAACTGTGTAAAATTTACAGAAGTTAAAAGAGACAACTATTATGAGCTTGAATGTATTAAGAATAttttgttaagaaatatatttaatttcattttcatattacctactacctactaaaGAAAACGGATCCCGCGCAACAAAAACTATGTAGACATAGAACTAAAGTACTGCTTTCTAAAGTTTCTAATCATACAATTTATCAATTCATTATTAACATTTTCTTAGCATCTTAAAAGTCAATGCATCCTAACATTCTTAATTGTTTCAATTGAAAAAATAAGACCCTACTTTAAAATCAATGTCGTAGTATCAACACGCTTTACCATCCATGACTATTAGTTTCAATCAAAGTTAAAATAGATGCAGCtttcttttgttatttttattaaggcCATGCACACTGGCTATGGCGCCGTCAACACTTAATTAAGAAGAACGAGTCTAGCTGCATATTTATGTGACAGAGAAAATGAAAAGGACGATACTAtattaatgtacctatgtacgtgCGTATATATTgcattctatatttttattgtaaacttGTCTATCGAATTGGCTTAGCTGTAAGGGTAGACtaagttattgaaataaataaataaataaatattagaatTAAGTAATACTAAGGCGATTCACACAAGTCAAGCATGCCTCTgtgttttgtatgtgacatacCATCTTATTATTTGCACCTAAAGGTTAAGCTTAGGACAACATGGAGATATTTGAGAATAGAATCTTCAAAACAATGCTTTCTTTGTGGTATCGTATTATCGTGTGGCAATAACACTAAACACCAACCAGCACATATTGGATATCAAAAGAGTTATCTCACTTTCGAGACGACGAAATCGTAATACGATATACTATATCTACCACGAACAATAAACGACGGAGAAATGGGATCGAAGGACCCATACTCGGTCTACGATTAGTATATCATGTGACAAAACACaccttagtgccaatttcaccattctcggttTGAGCATAACctgggagtagtggttaacttttgacacatctgtcatgaattttatatggagatgacgtttagtttataaatcaatccctgtcggttagataaccgacaacggagaaattggcacttaatatGAAACAAAGACTAAAGACAGTACTTACCGGTTTATAGCCGGTTATAGTCAAGAgttttcatacaaatcaattagtgttgcccaaattcagtcttggtcttgcagtcttggtcttgttcttgcgtttttgcaagaccaagaccaagaacaagaccgcgtatttttagcaagaccaagaccaagactgaccgtgcaagacttgagcaagaacaagacatagcctgcaagactcttgcgtcttgcagagcgctatttcactgagtagttaggtgtaacagttcggtgtattggtaagtacgcttaggaattctatgagatgcaaaaaactgtatcaaagaaaatgaaaaactggacctatgcgcattacgactaataccataaacatagcgaataaaaaaatatctattaaaatcaaaaagtaaacttaaataaatagtaatagactaataggtaattgcaagacttgcaagactcttgctgcaagaccaagaccaagaccaagactgggagcgcaagaccaagaccaagaccaagaccaggtgtattggcgcaagaccaagaccaagaccaagaccaggtgtattggcgcaagaccaagaccaagactggctaagtctcgtcttgttcttgcatttgggcaacactaaaATCAATAGTCAAACTTCACTATCTTTATAGTAAGGGGTTCCTAGTTTAGCAATCggccataataattataataaaaagctCTAGCGGAAACATACactagtattttttaataccttGAGACTGTGTTTCTCGGACAAGTTCAACCACCTACAAGTCCATATCGTCTACAGAAAAGCTTCAAAAGAATATTTCAAAGTGAGCTTTCTAAAGCTCCCTGCGTGACTTTGAATAAGAGTAGAAGATATCTCCCCAAGCGACTTTTATACTGGTGTATATTACATGGTGAATTCCAAGTTGGTCATTTCTCttcatatacttaagtaagtaggtattatttaaaaaaaacatttattactaAACTCTCAAGTAAAAAGTGCATCAAATACTATGcagattataaaattatattaacattttactgaaaaaaaaactacatcaGAAACATCCAACTTTAGGGTTTGCaaacaataataacattttgaaaattcgttAATGCATAAGTTAAACTAATAATGCTGAATTTCATCTCCAAATGTTTGGTATTTTCCTACCACATGCGGTTAAACAACACAAGCTTAACACTAACGAGATCATTAACACAATACCTACACAAAATCAAATAAAGCGCCGCAATTCTAGGCGACGCGAGGCGAGGCGAGGCGAAGCTAGGCGAGGCGAAGCAGGACGAGGCGGGGCGGGGCGAGGGGGCACAAAGAACAGTTTCATACGCTAACCCAATTTGTGCGCTGCATCTGTTTGATGCATCCACCCGACAGCGGCTCTCAAACTGTGCCAACTTGGCTTTGTACTAACTTTGGACTTTGTCTCAGAGGGTAGTTGTTGGCATGTTCAGACGAATTTCAAGCATAATAAATGTGAAGTAGTTTGCTGAGTTTGTGAGCTATTCGAATTATgacaaagaaaaatatatagtgGTCTTTTCTAGTGTACTTGTACCTACTCATACTCACGATGtcatgataaaataaagttatttctTTTACTTTAGCCactttgtattctaaatacAGTTCAACTTTTCACTTCCACCGATGTTGACAAGATATCATTCGCAGTGCGTGTTACATAATTGAAATAGTATTCCCGCCAGTGTAGTGGCACTTGCAACCGTAgcattagaatagaatagaatagaatatatctttattgaacaccacaaataaaaaaaataaaaaagagaacttataaactaggaacaatgaacaataggcgacCTTATCGCTTCTAAGCGATAAGGTCGCTctagcgatctcttacagataaccttaaacataaagaaataaaagtaaagaaaatttgagggcggtgtacctactacctaactacttataatatacctaaataaaccatacatactatagctacataaatacattgtatattattatgcagtTTCTCACAGTTATAACGGTTAATTTACGGGTAATTCTATTTCACGCTTGTTCGCACAAAATTACGGAATATtctaacaattataatagtgcGGTGCGATGGCGATGGCGATCTATTTCAGGGGGGGCACGCCAAGTTTACGAATCTTTAATGTATATAAGTTGAAAAAATACGGAAAAAAAAGTTGTCTCACTATTCACGCAGAAAAAAATCACGGGTCGGTACATCAACTAAACTTTCGTGATGTTTACTGTACTCTAGAATATCTATTAGTCCACCCATACAATGTTTTTTGGACAATACTTTTGAAAGCATTATTGCAAGTAACTTCAAAATCTTTAACTTTCTTAAGATTGTCTATCTGTCGTTCTACTTAGATAGAGTTAGACATATTGGATAAAGTTAGAGCTGATACACTTACGTAAGTAACTGTTACTGAAGTAATCTTGTATGAGTATTCGTGAAGCTAGAATAGCCCAGCAACGTTACGCAGTGAACTcgttaaaacttttaataaaaagttagcgATCAACGATATTTGGTTTTGGCAGATATTTTTAACTAGAAAATAATTGCCTATGTGGtgtttcaaataattattttaaaacttaaaaaaatagtaggtattatgaaTTATAATTAGGTCCAAATTTCTATGTGAACTTCAGGTTACTACTACTgttactccgctggctcagcgacccgaagtggatcttggcctcagACACAAGAAGTCGCCACTGGTCTCTATCCTCCTCAGTGAACTtcaggtataataataaaaacataaccaTGACATATTCTTTCCAAAGTAAGTAGTACCTTATTTAACGATCCCGAGATCTCATACGATGACATAATGGGTCTCCCCATTGACAGGGTTAAGACAAAGCAGCAGTTGCAACCAAGGAATACTGAAagttgtgttttttatttgtgtcTAGGTCTCAGGAGGTTATTAATAGCGTACCTACCTCTAAGTGATAAAACAtgcaaaaaacaaaagatgtcGAGTATAGATTACTTCCCTGCGAATAAACTGCAGTTGCAATAGTGAAAGTGAAAAAGTAGCCCACAATGacacctgttttttttttcattattttcacttCATTTGTTTTCGCTGATTTCCTATCGCAGTTTTCCCACGCCTTCTTCATAAACCCTGGGAGATGACGGATATGCAAGACAAATGGCACTTAGGGTGacttgcataacaaagttaaataaaattaaatagtttgtctcttgctctgacagtataatatcagagcaagaggtcatagatttaattttatttaactttgttgtgcaagacgcccttaatgTTTGTAAAGTCATATGCAATTTTAATCAATGATCACTTTGGTGGGAACCTATTAAAACCTGGTCATCAGCCCTTACTGTCAACTGTTGGACAAAGAACCTCCCGGGGAG comes from the Plutella xylostella chromosome 9, ilPluXylo3.1, whole genome shotgun sequence genome and includes:
- the LOC105386096 gene encoding aminopeptidase N isoform X1, translating into MTQAREPLSIMDGNPPNCDFSTKTKRGMYVSKSLAVVVFIIFGLALIATSFIVYNFAACPITDQLANVTKYELHHCGDQSKLLVLPISTEHNKNVLPLDTTPFPTTSEALETDEPVITDLRLPRTVRPEKYNLRLTPYIFEGNFTFDGELSVVIAVKNATDSITFHGVELTFKSIKLYEKSSGRVLRIVQRTEDAPRQFHTISLNETLKKGQRYVMNVTYTGILNDDLHGFYRSSYVEKNVTRWIAVTQFQATDARRAFPCWDEPALKARFTISIARPANMTSVSNMNAVGPPTPHATIKEYVWDQYAETLPMSTYLVAFAVTDFKKMSDKNFAVWARKEALSSAAYALEIGPKILSFLENYYKIKFPLPKIDMIALSDFKAGAMENWGLLTFREIAMLYDGAISPTTAKARVASVVAHEIAHQWFGNLVTPAWWSDIWLNEGFASYVEYVAVDAVEKSWKLMEVFVLNEVQSVFKLDALTSSHQISVEVYNPEEIGAIFDKISYGKGSAILRMMNHFLTDDVFNNGITDYLNAKKYGDAEQGDLWSALTNAARKRGMFDADVAVVMDSWTLQTGFPVLNIVRDYETNRVTFSQERFVLINNTVVGERSPVWWIPVSYTTGREKNFTSTVPKLWLRGQRSIAVNNITIDANDWLIANIQQTGFYRINYDMRNWKMLIDVLNDRSRFESIHPINRAQIVDDAMNLALAGRLDYGTALDITSYLVHERSYVPLKAGLVALGYIDTMLSKGAHYLEYKRYVLSLLDGAVADLGWNVAANESVVRAQHRMDLLSTACHLEHVDCIEQAVRMYANWMLSPNPDAYNEIHPDIRSTVYCVGVHTGGAREWQFAWERFRAAGAPSERELLLSVLGCTREPYLLYRYLELSLSNDSGIRKQDTVRVFSAVASSTLGQPIAFNFLRGNWQRVKDYVGSGATVNSILKVVTRWLNQPHEFEELKRFVTESCQDLGRPVQQVLERTEANVQWMQRNYQTIVHWLLKTTSA